A genomic region of Tissierella sp. contains the following coding sequences:
- a CDS encoding flagellin, protein MRINNNLMAMNTHRQLGLANTGGAKSMEKLSSGYRINRAGDDAAGLSISEKMRAQVRGLNMASKNSQDAISMIQTAEGALDETHSILQRMRELSVQAANDTNVAVDRTALANEMTELVKEIDRIAEKTTFNEKVLLDGTLTSVKFQIGADKGVSMTLKISTMKAAKLSVNALVIASHGSAASAIAKVDAAIKLVSAERSKLGANQNRLEHTIKNLDNASENIQAAESRIRDVDMAKEMMEQTKNSILQQASTAMLAQSFQNPQTVLQLLR, encoded by the coding sequence ATGAGAATTAATAACAATTTAATGGCAATGAACACACACAGACAATTAGGATTAGCTAACACTGGTGGAGCTAAATCAATGGAGAAATTATCATCAGGTTACAGAATAAACAGAGCAGGAGATGACGCAGCAGGACTATCAATCTCCGAAAAAATGAGAGCGCAAGTTAGAGGACTTAATATGGCTTCAAAGAATTCACAAGATGCTATTTCTATGATTCAAACTGCAGAAGGTGCATTAGATGAAACTCACTCAATCCTACAAAGAATGAGAGAATTATCCGTTCAAGCAGCTAATGATACTAACGTTGCAGTTGATAGAACAGCGCTAGCAAATGAGATGACTGAATTAGTAAAAGAGATTGATAGAATAGCCGAAAAAACTACATTTAATGAGAAGGTTTTATTAGATGGTACACTTACATCTGTAAAATTCCAAATAGGTGCTGATAAAGGCGTAAGTATGACATTAAAAATATCAACTATGAAAGCTGCTAAATTAAGTGTAAATGCTCTTGTAATAGCATCACATGGTAGTGCTGCTAGTGCTATAGCTAAAGTAGATGCTGCAATCAAACTTGTATCTGCTGAAAGATCAAAACTTGGAGCAAATCAAAATAGATTAGAGCATACAATCAAGAATTTAGATAATGCTTCAGAAAATATCCAAGCTGCAGAATCAAGAATAAGAGACGTAGATATGGCAAAAGAAATGATGGAGCAAACAAAGAATAGCATATTACAACAAGCTTCAACTGCTATGTTGGCTCAATCCTTCCAAAATCCTCAAACAGTTCTACAATTGTTAAGATAA
- the flgK gene encoding flagellar hook-associated protein FlgK encodes MSFGGLYISISGLQASRQSLNTVSHNIANANNVNYVRQSAIHTNNPYTKSADSRLEMGTGVNVSQIRQIRDEFLDLKLRREMASFGYHNSKSQILEDVEGIFNEITNSGLQKVMDEFWNNWSELSNEADSLTIRGLVHESAVAMTETVNHLSNQLNDIKQNLNKEITIKVEETNSLLNKIALINKSIKVVEGENSKVKANDFRDERNALLDRLSELIPITSYENSYGETIISLQGKDLVNGSYISKIDMKTDEKGLGHIYWDKTNDKINLNGLGELAGYIDVRDGSLTNYMNRLDTLVSTVASRINDLHKTGIDLQGMNLGLDFFVGTDGVITAANIKVNPALSNYNKIAISKTGGIGDGNIAKEIYEIRNDETLFGSMNIDGYYRDIILELGLEREASRLVADNQGFLIKSIDEKRSSLSDVSLDEEMADMIKFQHFYSANSRVINAIDEMIETVVNRVGLVGR; translated from the coding sequence ATGAGTTTTGGCGGTTTATATATATCAATATCCGGGCTTCAAGCTTCAAGGCAATCATTAAATACTGTTTCACACAATATAGCCAACGCAAATAATGTGAACTATGTGAGACAATCAGCAATTCATACAAATAATCCATATACAAAATCAGCAGATAGCAGGCTGGAAATGGGAACAGGAGTGAATGTTTCACAGATCAGACAAATCAGAGATGAATTCTTAGATTTGAAACTACGACGTGAAATGGCTAGCTTTGGATATCATAATTCAAAATCACAGATTCTTGAAGATGTAGAGGGAATATTTAACGAAATAACAAATAGTGGACTGCAAAAAGTAATGGATGAATTTTGGAACAATTGGAGCGAACTTTCTAATGAAGCAGATAGCTTGACTATTAGAGGCTTGGTACATGAATCAGCAGTAGCAATGACAGAAACTGTCAATCATCTATCCAATCAATTAAACGATATAAAGCAAAATTTAAATAAAGAAATAACCATTAAAGTAGAAGAAACCAATAGCTTACTTAACAAGATAGCATTAATAAATAAGAGCATCAAGGTAGTAGAAGGGGAAAATAGCAAAGTAAAAGCCAATGATTTTAGAGATGAAAGAAATGCTCTATTAGATAGATTATCTGAACTAATTCCAATTACATCCTATGAAAATTCCTATGGAGAGACAATTATTTCTTTACAGGGGAAGGATTTAGTAAATGGTAGTTATATTAGTAAAATAGATATGAAAACTGATGAAAAGGGCTTAGGACATATTTATTGGGATAAAACCAATGATAAAATTAATTTAAATGGCCTTGGAGAACTGGCAGGATATATAGATGTAAGGGACGGATCTTTGACTAATTATATGAATAGATTAGATACTCTAGTTAGTACAGTAGCCAGTAGAATAAATGACCTTCATAAAACTGGAATAGACTTACAAGGCATGAATTTGGGATTGGACTTCTTTGTAGGGACAGATGGAGTCATTACGGCTGCTAACATCAAAGTAAACCCAGCATTATCTAACTATAATAAAATAGCTATATCAAAAACTGGTGGAATCGGAGATGGAAATATAGCAAAGGAAATATATGAAATAAGAAACGATGAAACCCTATTTGGTTCTATGAATATTGATGGATATTATAGAGATATAATACTTGAATTAGGTTTGGAAAGAGAAGCCTCTAGACTGGTAGCAGACAATCAAGGATTTTTGATAAAGTCCATAGATGAAAAAAGATCATCTCTTTCAGATGTATCATTAGATGAAGAAATGGCAGATATGATAAAATTTCAACATTTCTACTCTGCGAATTCAAGAGTGATCAACGCTATAGATGAAATGATAGAGACAGTAGTCAATAGAGTAGGATTAGTTGGGAGGTAG
- a CDS encoding flagellar protein FlgN, protein MTFKEELEIILEKELTVLMSLKEISFEKTDMIINHQIQDLEKTTKKEEDLINEMALLEESRERLLDTWGVAIDTPISDVIERVPEDNKGLIDLKDKMTLAFEELYVRNTLNNDLIRENLDWIDFNMNLITNSSNNPSYGLNNKKTSGNSIFDRKV, encoded by the coding sequence ATGACTTTTAAAGAAGAATTGGAAATAATATTGGAAAAAGAATTAACTGTTTTAATGAGTCTAAAAGAGATTTCATTTGAAAAAACAGATATGATTATCAACCATCAAATACAAGATTTAGAAAAAACAACAAAAAAAGAAGAAGATCTAATTAATGAGATGGCACTACTTGAAGAATCCAGAGAAAGATTGTTAGATACTTGGGGGGTAGCTATAGATACCCCTATTTCTGATGTCATTGAAAGAGTTCCAGAGGATAATAAGGGATTAATAGATTTAAAGGATAAAATGACCTTAGCTTTTGAAGAACTTTATGTAAGAAATACATTAAATAATGATTTAATAAGGGAAAATCTGGATTGGATTGATTTTAATATGAATTTAATCACCAATTCAAGTAATAATCCAAGCTATGGATTAAACAATAAAAAAACTAGTGGAAATAGTATTTTTGATAGGAAGGTGTAA
- the flgL gene encoding flagellar hook-associated protein FlgL codes for MRITNNMLVSNMTYNLNGTLQRLEKLQFESSKGKKFRVPSDDPIAASKSLKFNTDISKVSQYLRNTKDAKAWMKESESAFKEINEVLKRTYELTNQAANGTNAPDDLKKIEAEITELKGHLIQIGNTTYAGRSIFTGYKTDKELLDENGNYKVNIGLDDGGVPIDEVFVYNVGVAERVSVNTLGNKIFGSGTKDYETEVTAGSKAYLIQMFDDLEAALAGTSANPADDLQTALGNIKDASNQILSVTAEIGAKTNRIQLTESKLEDQLINLKELLSFNEDVSLPEAMMKLAIEENVYNASLAVGARIIQPSLMDFLR; via the coding sequence TTGCGTATAACAAATAATATGCTTGTAAGCAATATGACATATAATTTAAATGGTACTCTACAAAGATTGGAAAAGTTACAATTTGAATCATCTAAAGGCAAGAAATTTCGAGTACCTTCAGATGACCCAATAGCTGCCAGTAAATCTTTAAAATTTAATACAGATATATCAAAAGTAAGCCAATATCTAAGAAATACTAAGGATGCAAAGGCTTGGATGAAAGAATCAGAATCAGCATTTAAGGAAATAAATGAAGTACTTAAGAGAACTTATGAATTAACTAATCAAGCAGCAAATGGTACAAATGCTCCAGATGATCTAAAAAAGATTGAAGCAGAAATAACTGAGTTAAAGGGACATTTAATCCAAATAGGAAATACGACCTATGCAGGAAGATCAATATTTACAGGATATAAGACTGACAAGGAATTACTAGATGAAAATGGAAACTATAAGGTAAATATTGGGCTAGATGATGGGGGAGTTCCCATAGATGAAGTATTTGTCTATAATGTAGGAGTTGCTGAGAGGGTATCAGTAAATACTTTGGGAAACAAGATATTTGGAAGTGGAACTAAGGATTATGAAACAGAAGTGACTGCAGGAAGTAAAGCATATTTAATACAAATGTTTGACGATTTAGAAGCTGCTCTAGCAGGGACATCTGCAAATCCAGCAGATGATCTTCAAACAGCCTTAGGAAATATAAAGGATGCTAGCAACCAAATCTTATCAGTTACAGCAGAAATAGGAGCAAAAACCAATAGAATACAACTAACAGAAAGTAAATTAGAAGATCAATTAATAAACCTAAAAGAGTTGCTATCCTTCAACGAAGATGTAAGCTTACCAGAAGCAATGATGAAATTAGCTATAGAAGAAAATGTATACAACGCAAGCCTTGCAGTAGGGGCTAGAATAATACAACCAAGCTTAATGGATTTTCTAAGATAA
- a CDS encoding HD domain-containing phosphohydrolase, which translates to MFKDEIENLSHNGSWKVLIVDDDNFVHRMVKELNKNLRFENKPVEFYSAYTSKDAVEILKKNNDIALALLDVFLEEKDSGLGLAKYIREDIKNANIRIILITGNRSMSLQEEIILSYDINGYEDKTDLFSKKMNTVIFSSLRSFRDINRINNNKEAMEEVVQSISKLYETNSIEDFLSGCLCHLSAVINQCKSVQECKINSFAAIRQGTSNIFKLIDGHGKYKESIHKSIRQTVSEADLMKLNKLYNDGEHDFYDNCYVAKYKSTAGNEAIIYIEIDGEIDVDMELLDVFHKSISATFDNLCLNLEIEETQKEILYTLGEVTEARSEETGYHVKRVSKYCEILAEEYGLSKRDVILLTHATPIHDIGKIAISDNILLKTSRLTQEEYNIIKTHTTIGYNLLKNSKREILKAASIVAHEHHERYDGKGYPRGLKGKEIHIYGRITAIADVFDALGSPRIYKKPWVTKDILNYFKEERGKHFDPKLVDILFDNLDRFLEIKEKYSDKNTKVIGQTSDNNIES; encoded by the coding sequence GTGTTCAAGGATGAAATAGAGAATCTGAGCCACAATGGATCGTGGAAAGTACTCATAGTAGATGATGATAATTTTGTACACAGAATGGTAAAAGAGCTTAACAAAAATCTTAGATTTGAAAATAAACCTGTGGAGTTTTATAGTGCATATACATCAAAAGATGCCGTTGAAATATTGAAGAAAAACAATGATATAGCATTGGCATTGTTAGATGTATTTTTAGAAGAAAAAGACTCAGGTCTAGGTTTGGCAAAATATATTAGAGAAGATATAAAAAATGCTAATATTAGAATAATTCTAATTACTGGAAATAGATCTATGAGTTTACAGGAAGAAATTATATTAAGCTATGATATAAATGGATATGAAGATAAAACAGACTTATTTTCAAAAAAAATGAATACAGTTATATTTTCATCCCTAAGATCCTTTAGGGATATTAATCGTATAAATAACAATAAAGAAGCTATGGAAGAAGTAGTACAATCTATATCCAAACTATATGAGACAAACTCTATTGAAGATTTTCTATCTGGGTGTCTTTGTCACCTAAGTGCGGTAATTAATCAATGTAAAAGTGTACAAGAATGTAAAATAAATTCCTTCGCAGCTATTAGGCAGGGGACTTCAAATATTTTCAAATTAATAGATGGCCATGGGAAATATAAAGAATCTATTCATAAGAGCATCAGACAAACCGTATCTGAAGCTGATCTGATGAAACTTAACAAATTATATAATGATGGTGAACATGATTTTTATGATAATTGTTATGTGGCTAAATACAAAAGTACGGCTGGGAATGAAGCCATAATATATATAGAAATAGATGGTGAAATAGATGTAGATATGGAACTTCTAGATGTATTTCACAAAAGTATATCAGCTACCTTCGACAACCTTTGTCTAAATCTAGAAATAGAAGAAACTCAAAAAGAAATACTATATACATTAGGAGAAGTAACAGAAGCCAGATCAGAAGAAACAGGATACCATGTAAAGAGAGTATCCAAATACTGTGAAATACTAGCTGAAGAATATGGATTATCCAAAAGAGATGTGATACTCCTTACCCATGCAACGCCAATTCATGATATAGGAAAGATAGCAATATCTGATAATATACTTTTAAAAACTAGTAGACTAACACAAGAAGAGTACAATATTATAAAAACTCACACTACAATAGGATATAATCTACTGAAGAACTCAAAAAGAGAAATCCTAAAAGCAGCATCCATAGTAGCCCACGAACACCACGAGAGATACGACGGCAAGGGCTATCCAAGAGGGCTAAAAGGGAAAGAAATCCACATCTATGGAAGAATAACAGCCATAGCAGATGTATTCGACGCCCTAGGCAGCCCAAGAATATACAAAAAACCTTGGGTAACCAAAGACATACTAAATTATTTCAAAGAAGAAAGAGGCAAACACTTCGATCCAAAACTCGTAGACATACTGTTTGACAATTTAGATAGATTTTTGGAAATAAAAGAAAAATATTCCGATAAAAACACTAAAGTAATAGGACAAACATCCGATAATAATATTGAAAGTTAG
- a CDS encoding ComF family protein translates to MIELLNNLLFPKKHICLMCRENNSNIKNFICKDCYENLDILDKEIEINSSYINKAYYSLSYNRFIRDKMKEYKFNGKNYLYKPFGEIMLDTIRKKEIEKNIDIIAYIPAHRRKEALRGYNQAELLANYISENLNKPLLHDNLIKTKWTKEQSHLVKIDRIINLQDSFELKKAEEIKGKKILLIDDIITTGVTMEECSRVLRENGSKEVIGLALTSSKTN, encoded by the coding sequence TTGATAGAGTTATTAAATAATTTACTTTTTCCAAAAAAACATATATGCTTAATGTGTAGGGAAAATAATTCTAATATAAAGAATTTTATATGTAAAGACTGCTATGAAAACTTAGATATTTTAGATAAGGAAATAGAAATTAATTCATCTTATATAAATAAGGCCTATTATTCTCTTTCTTACAATAGATTTATTAGGGATAAGATGAAGGAATATAAATTTAATGGAAAAAATTATTTGTACAAGCCCTTTGGTGAGATAATGCTAGATACAATTAGAAAAAAAGAAATAGAAAAAAATATAGATATAATTGCATACATACCTGCTCATAGGAGAAAAGAAGCATTAAGAGGATATAATCAAGCAGAACTTTTGGCAAATTACATATCAGAGAATCTAAACAAGCCATTATTACATGATAACTTGATAAAGACAAAATGGACAAAGGAGCAAAGCCATTTAGTCAAGATTGACAGGATTATCAATTTACAAGATTCATTTGAGTTAAAGAAAGCTGAAGAAATAAAAGGTAAAAAAATACTTCTAATTGACGATATAATAACTACAGGGGTGACAATGGAAGAATGTAGCAGAGTACTTAGGGAAAATGGCTCTAAAGAAGTAATAGGACTAGCACTTACATCAAGTAAAACAAATTAA
- the flgM gene encoding flagellar biosynthesis anti-sigma factor FlgM, which produces MRINKLDNVFQVYNKNAGVKNVKSDKASQEKDQIKISERAVEFQFALQKIKDVEEIRMDKVEFIKNQIETGTYEIDGQKIAEKMLESINFDKKI; this is translated from the coding sequence ATGAGAATAAATAAACTTGATAATGTATTTCAAGTGTATAACAAAAATGCAGGGGTAAAAAATGTAAAATCAGATAAGGCGAGTCAAGAAAAAGACCAGATCAAGATATCTGAAAGGGCAGTAGAGTTTCAATTTGCATTACAAAAGATTAAAGATGTAGAAGAAATTCGCATGGATAAAGTAGAATTTATTAAAAACCAAATTGAGACAGGTACCTATGAAATTGATGGGCAAAAAATCGCTGAGAAGATGTTAGAAAGTATCAATTTTGATAAAAAAATATAG
- the flgK gene encoding flagellar hook-associated protein FlgK, producing the protein MIFGFNSAVRGLLASQRALYTTNHNIDNASTKGYSRQQIDQKATNPFLMPGIGFLGTGTEIYNVQRVRDSFVDFKYWNEMAPMGEWEVKKNALTEMEKLMGEPSNSSFRQYMDDFYSSLDEMSKNPSDIAYREPVRENAIAFTKHVQETIKRLRDVKKETEYEIETKVKYVNSLSERIAGLNKQIYSQEIDGKQANDLRDRRELLVDELSKIVNVRVNESSDGKYEISVNGISIVDHMNTNKMFLKKTTVGVEDTYDILWENGGDANPKSGELKGLLDMIQGDGQGNTYRGIPYYMEQLNDFAKGFADKFNELHRKGYGIGESRGAGVDGIDFFTYTSDEEAAATLGVNQDIIDDIKKIAAASISGGAAEDNGNLLALVKQRESRDFFSGAVSQGTPDDFIKAMLSSMAVDSLQSKRLYATQELMQKNVETKRASISGVSLEEEMADMVKFQHVYVAASKMISTMDALLDITVNRLGMVGR; encoded by the coding sequence ATGATATTTGGATTTAATTCAGCGGTAAGAGGGCTCCTTGCATCACAAAGAGCTTTATATACTACAAATCATAATATAGACAATGCAAGCACAAAGGGATATTCTAGGCAACAAATAGACCAAAAAGCTACAAACCCTTTTTTAATGCCAGGGATAGGATTTCTAGGTACAGGTACAGAAATCTATAATGTTCAAAGAGTAAGGGATTCCTTCGTTGATTTTAAATATTGGAATGAAATGGCTCCAATGGGAGAATGGGAAGTAAAGAAAAATGCATTAACTGAAATGGAAAAATTAATGGGTGAACCATCTAATAGTAGTTTTAGACAATATATGGATGATTTCTATTCAAGCTTAGATGAAATGAGCAAGAACCCATCAGATATAGCATATAGGGAGCCTGTTAGAGAAAATGCCATTGCCTTTACGAAGCATGTACAGGAAACTATAAAAAGATTGCGTGATGTAAAAAAAGAAACAGAATATGAAATAGAAACTAAAGTAAAGTATGTAAATAGTTTAAGTGAAAGAATAGCAGGATTAAATAAGCAAATATATTCTCAAGAAATAGATGGAAAACAAGCCAATGACCTAAGAGATAGAAGGGAATTGCTAGTAGATGAATTATCTAAGATAGTAAATGTGAGAGTAAATGAATCATCAGACGGCAAATATGAGATATCGGTTAATGGAATATCCATAGTAGACCACATGAATACTAACAAGATGTTCCTTAAGAAAACAACAGTTGGAGTAGAGGATACTTATGATATTCTTTGGGAGAATGGCGGAGATGCAAATCCTAAGTCAGGAGAATTAAAGGGACTATTGGATATGATTCAAGGAGATGGACAAGGAAATACTTATAGAGGTATACCATATTATATGGAGCAGCTTAATGACTTTGCAAAGGGATTTGCAGATAAATTCAATGAACTCCATAGAAAAGGATATGGAATAGGTGAAAGTCGTGGAGCTGGTGTGGATGGAATAGACTTCTTCACTTATACAAGTGATGAGGAAGCAGCGGCAACATTGGGCGTAAATCAAGACATAATAGATGATATAAAGAAAATTGCAGCAGCTTCAATTTCTGGTGGAGCAGCAGAAGACAATGGAAATCTTTTAGCCCTTGTAAAGCAAAGGGAATCCAGAGATTTCTTCTCAGGAGCTGTATCCCAAGGAACACCAGATGATTTTATTAAAGCAATGCTTTCATCCATGGCAGTAGATAGCCTTCAATCAAAAAGGTTATATGCTACACAGGAGCTAATGCAAAAAAATGTAGAAACAAAACGAGCATCCATATCAGGAGTATCCTTAGAGGAAGAAATGGCTGATATGGTAAAATTCCAACATGTATATGTAGCAGCATCAAAGATGATATCAACAATGGATGCACTATTGGATATCACAGTAAATAGGCTAGGAATGGTTGGAAGATAA
- the fliW gene encoding flagellar assembly protein FliW: MRIRTRNFGEIDIKEEKIIKFQEGIPGFEEEKEFIIVLNEDEENPFHFLQSVKNLDLSFVILNPFEIFSDYDILLPEIATNKLMIEKQEEVAIYSMVVVPEDMTKMTTNLLGPIVINTRKRLGKQVILDDERYTTKHFIFNQDSKTGGE; the protein is encoded by the coding sequence ATGAGAATAAGAACGAGGAATTTTGGCGAAATAGATATTAAAGAAGAAAAGATAATTAAGTTTCAAGAAGGAATACCTGGATTTGAAGAGGAGAAAGAATTTATCATTGTATTAAATGAAGATGAAGAAAATCCTTTTCATTTTTTACAATCCGTTAAAAACCTAGACTTATCTTTTGTAATACTGAATCCATTTGAAATATTTAGTGACTATGATATATTACTTCCAGAAATAGCAACTAATAAACTAATGATAGAAAAGCAAGAAGAAGTAGCCATATACTCCATGGTAGTAGTACCAGAAGATATGACAAAGATGACTACCAACCTTCTAGGACCAATAGTCATCAATACTAGAAAAAGACTAGGTAAACAAGTAATATTAGATGATGAAAGATATACTACCAAACATTTCATATTCAATCAAGACTCCAAAACAGGAGGAGAATAA
- the csrA gene encoding carbon storage regulator CsrA, whose product MLILSRKKDESIIIDGNIEIRIVEIEDGKVKIGIEAPKNIDIMRKELYKKIQEENLAAVNNTTNLEEMKRLLKKQ is encoded by the coding sequence ATGCTAATACTTTCGAGGAAAAAAGATGAGTCTATAATTATAGATGGAAATATTGAGATTAGAATTGTAGAAATAGAAGACGGTAAAGTGAAAATTGGCATAGAAGCACCAAAAAATATAGATATAATGCGCAAGGAATTATACAAGAAAATACAAGAAGAGAATTTAGCAGCAGTTAATAATACTACAAACCTAGAAGAAATGAAAAGATTACTTAAAAAGCAATAG
- a CDS encoding TIGR03826 family flagellar region protein, which produces MNLKNCTRCGRVYNYDGFKICFFCRKDDEKDFQSIKAFLLEYPGANISDVSEGTGIDSRKIIDFLRDGRLEIAEGGNLILDCEKCGASIRTGRFCEKCANSIQRELGDVLNTERAKKNSAKKVEEKFRVADRHDRKK; this is translated from the coding sequence ATGAATTTAAAAAACTGTACGCGATGTGGAAGGGTATACAACTATGATGGTTTTAAAATTTGTTTTTTTTGTAGAAAAGATGATGAGAAGGATTTCCAAAGTATCAAAGCATTTCTCCTCGAATACCCAGGTGCAAATATTTCTGATGTAAGCGAAGGGACAGGCATTGATTCGAGGAAAATAATAGATTTTTTAAGAGATGGAAGGCTTGAAATAGCAGAAGGTGGAAATCTAATACTTGATTGTGAAAAATGTGGAGCAAGTATTAGGACAGGGAGATTCTGTGAAAAATGTGCAAATAGCATTCAGAGAGAGCTAGGAGATGTATTAAATACAGAAAGGGCAAAGAAAAATTCTGCAAAGAAAGTGGAAGAAAAGTTTAGAGTAGCGGATAGACATGACCGTAAAAAATAA